The following are from one region of the Ktedonobacteraceae bacterium genome:
- a CDS encoding zinc ribbon domain-containing protein has protein sequence MVFCGHCGYQLAPGNTVCPRCGTPVDPDVEMTIDSPPEPDNPTVASGLIHAPTQVQPGVQRPVAGGSGSQFTSGQQEPLILGPDGNTYNPDTGLANAPTSMMGAPTYPMPNQASPANPNVGSYPGYDQQNIGNYPQPMGSYPGYVPFAGDGHTSQAEYEAMRAELAARNRTGRIVGLLLILLGLLLIIGAMVLYVVGRNATTSIEHTLPLANMLVIKHLL, from the coding sequence ATGGTTTTCTGTGGACATTGCGGTTATCAACTGGCGCCAGGGAATACAGTATGCCCGCGCTGCGGAACCCCTGTTGATCCAGATGTGGAGATGACAATAGATAGCCCGCCGGAGCCAGACAATCCAACGGTTGCCTCCGGTCTGATACACGCGCCTACACAGGTACAGCCTGGCGTTCAGCGCCCGGTTGCCGGCGGTTCAGGTAGCCAGTTCACGTCTGGGCAGCAGGAGCCACTCATTCTAGGGCCGGATGGCAATACCTATAACCCTGATACAGGGCTGGCTAACGCGCCTACCAGCATGATGGGCGCGCCAACCTATCCTATGCCCAATCAGGCTTCTCCTGCCAACCCTAACGTTGGGTCGTATCCTGGCTATGATCAGCAGAATATTGGCAATTATCCGCAGCCAATGGGTTCGTATCCTGGCTATGTACCGTTTGCCGGCGATGGCCATACATCGCAAGCCGAGTACGAGGCGATGCGAGCGGAACTGGCAGCGCGTAACAGGACGGGGCGCATTGTTGGATTATTGCTCATCTTGCTGGGTCTGCTTCTTATCATTGGAGCGATGGTGTTATACGTGGTAGGGCGTAATGCAACCACATCTATCGAGCATACGCTTCCTCTCGCCAATATGCTGGTAATCAAGCATCTCCTGTAG
- a CDS encoding glycerate kinase → MRILIAPQSLKGSLTAAEAGQAIAKGVEVVYPEAEIDIVPVADGGEGTVQALVDATGGMIVEQAVTGPLDEPVNAFFGLLGDGRTAAIEMAACAGLPLVPPERRDPRITTTFGVGELILAALEYGCNRFIIGIGGSATNDGGAGMAQALGASLQTAEGKEIAHGGAALATLSRIFTEMMDVRLQTCMFDVACDVTNPLCGPNGASAVYGPQKGATPEMVVQLDAALEHYAQIIKRDLGLAVRDVPGAGAAGGLGAGLLAFLHATLRPGAQIVMEAVQLEKHMRSADLVITAEGQLDSQTAYGKTVGAVAALAKRYGLPVLAIAGGLGENYQQTYKLGVDAIAVLPPGPMTLEYAMEHAAELTRDTTERALRILRVGATMER, encoded by the coding sequence ATGCGCATTCTCATCGCCCCCCAATCTTTGAAAGGCAGTCTTACGGCAGCCGAAGCGGGTCAGGCCATCGCGAAGGGTGTCGAAGTAGTCTATCCAGAGGCGGAAATCGATATCGTTCCTGTTGCCGATGGTGGTGAGGGAACGGTCCAGGCACTGGTGGATGCTACCGGCGGCATGATAGTAGAGCAGGCGGTGACGGGGCCACTGGACGAACCCGTGAACGCGTTCTTCGGTCTGTTGGGAGATGGGCGCACTGCCGCAATTGAGATGGCGGCATGCGCCGGGCTGCCGCTTGTCCCTCCTGAACGGCGCGACCCGCGCATCACGACGACCTTTGGAGTAGGCGAGTTGATCCTGGCTGCCCTGGAATATGGCTGCAATCGTTTCATCATTGGTATTGGGGGCAGCGCGACTAACGATGGCGGCGCTGGCATGGCACAGGCGCTGGGCGCTTCACTACAAACGGCAGAAGGAAAGGAGATTGCGCATGGTGGGGCTGCCCTTGCCACACTGTCCCGCATTTTCACAGAGATGATGGATGTGCGACTGCAAACATGCATGTTTGACGTGGCCTGCGATGTCACGAATCCCCTATGCGGGCCGAATGGAGCTTCGGCAGTGTATGGCCCACAAAAGGGCGCAACACCTGAGATGGTAGTACAACTGGATGCCGCCCTGGAACATTACGCACAGATCATCAAGCGCGATCTTGGACTGGCGGTACGAGATGTACCCGGTGCTGGGGCGGCAGGTGGATTGGGCGCGGGCCTGCTGGCATTTCTCCATGCAACATTGCGACCAGGAGCGCAGATTGTAATGGAGGCAGTGCAACTGGAGAAGCACATGCGCTCTGCCGACCTGGTGATTACGGCAGAGGGACAACTCGATAGCCAGACCGCCTATGGCAAGACCGTGGGAGCCGTTGCAGCTCTGGCAAAACGCTATGGACTGCCGGTACTGGCGATTGCCGGTGGGCTGGGAGAGAACTACCAGCAAACCTACAAGTTAGGAGTAGATGCCATCGCGGTGTTGCCCCCTGGCCCTATGACGCTGGAATATGCGATGGAACATGCCGCCGAGTTAACACGCGATACCACTGAACGTGCCTTGAGGATATTGCGTGTTGGAGCAACGATGGAGAGATAA